A single genomic interval of Pyramidobacter piscolens W5455 harbors:
- a CDS encoding ABC transporter permease, with the protein MPGASLSTAAVARKNIRRRPWRSFCLVLTVLLFSFFLYAGTVMSVSLSGGARSTADRLGADVIVVPAGYDPHIDSVILSGKPSMFYLPKDILERLRDVEGIDRMSPQTFLATVRASCCSYPLQIVGVDYESDFIVRPWLEATLGRGLEDGELIVGYRVNGEAGERLHFFGVDLPVAGRLEQTGMGFDSTVFVTRKTVTDLAKAAENIFKHPLASDGSRVSTVMVKLKPGYDSVKVAQEINRRFGDDDIFALFSKKFVNSIASSLTLVSWMIRGGIGLVWLLAVIVVALLFAVTMNERKGEIGVLRAVGASRGKILALALTEALLISFYGAALGTCLGAAAVAVVSPMVADALKLPFLLPSWTALALLGVASVAVSVLTGVMSALFSARRASRADIYDALRGN; encoded by the coding sequence ATGCCGGGCGCTTCCCTGAGCACGGCGGCCGTCGCGCGCAAAAACATCCGCCGCCGCCCCTGGCGGAGTTTCTGCCTCGTGCTCACGGTGCTGCTGTTCTCGTTCTTCCTGTACGCGGGCACGGTCATGTCGGTCAGCCTGTCCGGCGGCGCGCGCAGCACCGCCGACCGCCTCGGCGCCGACGTCATCGTCGTGCCGGCGGGGTACGACCCCCACATCGACAGCGTGATCCTCTCGGGCAAGCCGTCGATGTTCTATCTGCCCAAGGACATCCTCGAGCGCCTGCGGGACGTGGAGGGGATCGACCGCATGTCGCCGCAGACTTTTCTGGCGACGGTTCGCGCCTCTTGCTGTTCTTATCCGCTGCAGATCGTCGGCGTCGATTACGAGAGCGATTTCATCGTGCGCCCGTGGCTGGAAGCGACGCTGGGGCGCGGCCTCGAAGACGGCGAGCTGATCGTCGGCTACCGCGTCAACGGCGAAGCGGGCGAGCGGCTGCACTTCTTCGGCGTCGATCTGCCCGTCGCCGGGAGGCTGGAACAGACGGGCATGGGCTTCGACTCCACGGTTTTCGTGACGCGCAAGACGGTGACCGACCTGGCCAAGGCGGCGGAAAACATCTTCAAACATCCGCTCGCCAGCGACGGCAGCCGCGTCTCGACGGTGATGGTCAAGCTGAAGCCGGGTTACGATTCGGTGAAGGTGGCGCAGGAGATCAACCGCCGCTTTGGCGACGACGATATTTTCGCGCTGTTCAGCAAGAAGTTCGTCAACAGCATCGCTTCCTCGCTGACGCTGGTCTCGTGGATGATCCGCGGCGGCATCGGTCTGGTCTGGCTGCTGGCGGTGATCGTCGTCGCGCTGCTGTTCGCCGTGACCATGAACGAGCGCAAAGGCGAGATCGGCGTGCTGCGCGCCGTCGGCGCCAGCCGCGGCAAAATCCTGGCCCTGGCGCTGACCGAAGCGCTGCTGATCAGTTTTTACGGCGCGGCGCTGGGCACGTGCCTTGGCGCGGCGGCCGTGGCCGTCGTCAGCCCGATGGTGGCGGACGCGCTGAAACTGCCGTTCCTTCTGCCGTCCTGGACGGCGCTGGCCCTGCTGGGCGTCGCGTCCGTGGCGGTCTCCGTCCTTACGGGCGTGATGAGCGCGCTGTTTTCGGCGCGCCGGGCCAGCCGCGCCGACATTTACGACGCGCTGAGGGGGAACTGA
- a CDS encoding FMN-binding protein, producing MKKALILAAVLAVIGGGVFAMKDKIFGVTYRDGVYEGEYQADDGENTKVILTLKDNRIVACVLEARDAMGNIKDENHGKDGSAEDFRQAQRAVREMKKYPDMLIETQDVDKMDSISGASVTYKAMQIAVHEALNKAR from the coding sequence GTGAAGAAAGCACTGATTTTGGCGGCCGTCCTCGCCGTGATCGGCGGCGGCGTTTTCGCCATGAAGGACAAGATCTTCGGCGTCACGTACCGCGACGGCGTCTACGAGGGCGAGTACCAGGCCGACGACGGCGAAAACACCAAAGTGATCCTGACGCTCAAGGACAACCGGATCGTGGCCTGCGTTCTCGAAGCCCGCGACGCCATGGGCAACATCAAGGACGAAAATCACGGCAAGGACGGCTCGGCCGAGGATTTTCGCCAGGCGCAGCGCGCCGTGCGCGAGATGAAAAAGTATCCCGACATGCTGATCGAAACGCAGGATGTCGACAAGATGGACAGCATTTCCGGCGCGTCCGTCACGTACAAGGCCATGCAGATTGCCGTGCACGAAGCGTTGAATAAGGCTAGGTGA
- a CDS encoding ABC transporter ATP-binding protein produces MGAVLNLKDLCKEYSRGGRSFFAVDHVSLTVESGDFVNVVGRSGSGKSTLLNLAAGMLAPASGSVELDGVELAGKSDAELSRLRCDRIGFIPQGAAALPNLTVLENVMLPFCLYPRGGDGEGAARLLLERFGIGATADSYPGELSGGELRRALIARALINRPRLVIADEPTSDLDVESSRGIMEEFSRLNAEGATLLIVSHDLDSLKYGKRVFTMSEGKLREGNLFEA; encoded by the coding sequence ATGGGCGCCGTTTTGAATCTGAAAGATCTGTGCAAAGAGTATTCGCGCGGCGGCCGTTCGTTCTTCGCCGTGGACCATGTGTCGCTGACCGTCGAGAGCGGAGATTTCGTCAACGTGGTAGGGCGTTCCGGCAGCGGCAAGTCGACGCTGCTGAACCTGGCGGCGGGGATGCTGGCTCCCGCGTCCGGCTCGGTCGAACTGGACGGCGTCGAGCTGGCCGGCAAAAGCGACGCGGAACTGTCGCGGCTGCGTTGCGACCGCATCGGCTTTATCCCCCAGGGCGCGGCGGCGCTGCCCAATCTGACCGTGCTGGAGAACGTGATGCTGCCGTTCTGCCTCTATCCGCGCGGCGGCGACGGCGAAGGCGCGGCCCGACTGCTGCTGGAGCGCTTCGGCATCGGCGCGACGGCCGACTCGTACCCGGGCGAACTGTCCGGCGGCGAACTGCGGCGGGCGCTGATCGCCCGCGCGCTGATCAACCGCCCGCGGCTGGTGATTGCCGACGAGCCGACGTCGGATCTCGACGTCGAGTCCAGCCGCGGCATCATGGAGGAGTTCTCGCGCCTCAACGCCGAGGGCGCGACGCTGCTGATCGTCTCGCACGACCTCGACTCGCTGAAATACGGCAAGCGGGTCTTCACGATGAGCGAAGGCAAGCTGCGCGAGGGCAACTTGTTCGAGGCGTAA
- a CDS encoding DUF4418 family protein, giving the protein MLLSALNALLGLVLTLTPFWLAPVCSQMAPHGGPMKCYYSGLFVVGMGAVILFFALIALLRRGRGWLAVLASLVAIAAAVACLLVPAGVIPLRGAGWVCGLCGDPTHACRAVTMPLVRKIAAAIVAVNAFSLVWAFVKGSR; this is encoded by the coding sequence ATGTTGTTGAGCGCACTGAACGCCCTGTTGGGACTGGTTCTGACTCTGACGCCGTTCTGGCTGGCGCCCGTCTGTTCGCAGATGGCGCCTCACGGCGGACCCATGAAGTGTTATTATTCCGGACTGTTTGTTGTCGGCATGGGCGCGGTCATTCTGTTTTTCGCGCTGATTGCGCTGCTGCGCCGCGGCCGCGGCTGGCTTGCGGTTCTGGCTTCGCTTGTCGCCATTGCGGCGGCGGTCGCTTGCCTGCTCGTCCCTGCCGGCGTGATTCCGCTGCGCGGCGCCGGATGGGTCTGCGGCCTGTGCGGCGACCCGACGCACGCCTGCCGCGCCGTGACGATGCCGCTTGTGCGGAAAATCGCCGCCGCCATCGTCGCGGTGAACGCGTTTTCGTTGGTTTGGGCTTTCGTCAAGGGATCGCGCTGA